A single window of bacterium DNA harbors:
- a CDS encoding GTP-binding protein, which translates to MIPTILLTGFLAAGKTTLMNRLIAHYKGRRTVVLVNEFGQVGIDGALLIEGDYRLVELNKGSLFCICVRTDFIDEVERIATQLQPELLLIEATGLADTTEMERMLALPHLRRHIDLQACLALVDATSFFKIVKFLNAPIAQVKSADLILLNKTDLATPQELAATKQTLAGLALTAPVIETQHARFSLDQLDRVRRPRHEAVGEVGDGRPDPVQSKTFTGVGSLSRKTWQALCEKIKDNRLRAKGFVTIENQVFYVDADMERWTETSFPAGEKGKNQLVVIGLDIPDLPDLSEN; encoded by the coding sequence ATGATCCCGACTATTTTACTCACCGGCTTTCTCGCTGCCGGTAAAACCACGCTGATGAACCGGCTCATCGCCCACTATAAAGGCCGGCGCACCGTGGTGCTGGTGAACGAGTTCGGCCAGGTGGGCATCGACGGCGCCCTGCTCATCGAGGGCGACTATCGACTGGTGGAGCTGAACAAGGGCAGCCTGTTCTGCATCTGCGTGCGCACCGACTTTATCGACGAAGTGGAGCGCATCGCCACCCAGCTGCAGCCGGAGCTGCTGCTCATCGAAGCCACCGGCCTGGCCGACACCACGGAAATGGAACGCATGCTGGCGCTGCCCCATCTGCGCCGCCACATCGATCTGCAGGCCTGTCTCGCCCTCGTGGATGCGACCTCTTTTTTCAAGATCGTAAAATTTTTGAACGCCCCCATCGCTCAGGTCAAAAGCGCAGACCTGATCCTGTTGAACAAAACCGATCTCGCCACCCCCCAGGAGCTGGCCGCCACCAAACAGACGCTGGCCGGCCTCGCGCTGACCGCGCCGGTCATCGAAACCCAACACGCCCGGTTTTCTCTCGACCAACTGGATCGCGTCCGCCGGCCCCGCCATGAGGCTGTGGGCGAGGTGGGCGACGGTCGGCCGGACCCGGTGCAATCGAAAACCTTTACCGGTGTCGGCTCGCTGAGTCGTAAAACCTGGCAAGCCCTATGCGAAAAGATAAAGGACAACCGGCTGCGCGCCAAGGGGTTCGTCACCATCGAAAATCAAGTCTTTTATGTGGACGCTGACATGGAGCGCTGGACCGAGACCTCATTTCCCGCCGGGGAAAAGGGAAAGAATCAACTGGTGGTGATCGGCCTGGATATTCCCGACCTTCCCGACCTGTCGGAAAACTGA